From Coregonus clupeaformis isolate EN_2021a chromosome 2, ASM2061545v1, whole genome shotgun sequence:
TCGCAGTGACTGACTTTCATATCAGCCATTCAGTCAAAGAGTTGAAGCTTAAAATGCCATCTCTGTAAGTTGATTGGCCTTTAGCATTTGCACAGCCTACTCTGTACTCCGCCCCTATATGCTTTGATTGGGCACACTGTTACTGGAGCAGTTGTCAATGTATGGCAAGTTTTttctcctctttttttttttttacctctagCTAAATGCCCAGGCATGTAGTTTAATTTTGTACCGGATCCGCATTGTTAACTGGGTAGGTGAACATCAAGAGATACAGAGCCGTATCCATGCACTAACTTGTTGGAAAATGATCATCTGTACGAAAAAAATGGATTACCCCCTCGGAACCCAATGTCAGCGCGTCCAGAAGCAGGTATTTTTCTTGGTACTAAAAAGCCAGTCAACATTAACATTTACgattaactagctggctagtaaTGAAGTTAAATCGACAGTGTCGTTCGTTCATTCATTTGCCCTGAAAAAACTTAAGGCAGATATTGTCTCCTTTCACGAAACTAATGTAAAACTAACGTTAACGTTAATTAGATGGCTCCAGAACCACTTCATATGATGAGGTTGGTTTTAGGCTCGAGCTAAAACTTTTactttatctagctagctagctaacgttaattaTTTAAATGTCCTAGATAACTGCCTTGCTAACTCAGACAACTGAATTGATAACTAACGTTAGATGACAGTTGACCAGGGGCAGGTGAGCAGCTAACTATCAAGTGGCAAGCAGTTTAGCTAGCCTGCGAATTAACATGAGCAAGCTAATAAGTTAGCTCTAGtttactaacgttagctagtgactTATTGTTTCTCATCTCTGAAATAACATAGCTAAGGTAGTTAACTAGTTTAACTAGCCAATGTGCCAACGGCAACAATGCAATGGCCATACATTGTCAGTCTGGCTAGGTAACTAGCTACTTGAGTGGAAGATAAGCTTTCAATCATTTTGTCAGTCAATGAATGGGAAGTTGCTGTTGTTGCAAAATGGTTTAGTCAAATAGCTAGCTAATCGGTTAAGCGAAATGTCTAAATTATGTGGACAGGACATATTCATTCAACTAAATTAATGGGATTGAGTGGTTACCTagaatgtaacgttagctagccaaaaTGGATTGACAACTAACACCTGTTAATATGTAAACTATAATACTGTAATTCCTGATGTATTCCAATCGTATTTTTCCTGCCCAGGTTTGATATGCAGTGCTATCAGCCGCCTACTCTTTTCTCTTTTTGTGGGAGAATGTGATAATGACATCATCTCTAGAGATTTGCTCGTGCAGAAAAAAGTGTCTGCTAATGCAATGTCATTCTATAATTTTGCCATTTAGCCAGTCTCTTATGACGGTTTACAAATAATCTAGGTTACAAACGAACAAAGGTTTGTCGTTGACAATCAGAATTCGAGGAGCTGATTTTCTGTTCTGTTTCAATCCGCCTCATGCGTTGTCCTCTGCCATAATGTAAAACGTTTggtaaatatatttattttgtgTGTCTTTTTTCACTAAGATGTTGACTTCTTTGTGCTCTGTGATGCTGGGTGCACTGCCAATCAAATTTGTTTTTCTCTTTTCTGTGCTGATTTTCCCATGTACAGCCGAAAGGGGGCAGTGCGGATAGGATAACTTGTTTACTGCAATTCAACATTCAGAAGTTGCTAGAACAATAGAGGAATGTGATCAGTGACATTAATTCCTTAATATTTTATATGAAGATAGACCTGACCTGTGCCTACGCTTCGTCTACAAGTGCACTTGCATATAAGGGTTCAGAGACCTATGTTCAATGCAATTTATTTATATGTCAGATGCGTCACCTTTATGTCCTGCAGCAAACCTGTCATAAATAAATATATGATAAATACCTTAAGAGATTTTCACCAGGTGTTTGCAGATTTCACTAGACAGGAGCAATATGTTGATCATGTTTATGTGAGGTATATTTCTCATTTGAATAAATAAGATCCTATAAGAGGTTTACAGTTTGGACATTTGTTGCGGCTCTGGTGAGAAAACAACAGGCATATTGTTGCATCATGTTTTTGGGTGTTCTCTCTTTGCGCAGAATAAAAAACGTCACATCATAAATAAGCTTGCTGCAAAGTGTGCACACTTGCCCAAAGTAGGGTCCCCTTACCACCTTATCTCCTGTCAATTAAAGTGCCACAGATAAATGGCAGGCGTTGAAAACGGTCTTATCTGATGCCATGGATATGATTTGGCCATTCTTAGGCATGGTTTTAGTTTGGGAAAAATGCAAATCGGAGAGAGGGTTGAAAAGGGGGGATTATGAATGTGTACCTAACCAGGTTACAAAAGATAACTAGATCAAGCAAATAAAGTAACCTGAATTCTGAAATACATTGTGTGCATTAGGACTTGTGTTTCTAGTCTTTATGTTCAGCTGTATGTAGGCTGGCAAGAGtgcaggtttgtgtgtgtgtgtcttatccTGTCTTTCTATGTAGGCACCATATCATCTGGCTCTACCTGTCTGTCACCTTTTCTGAAGTTCTGTTTCGTGTTATACAAGTTTGCCTGTGTGTCTCCATATGAATTCTGGTATGTTTGTGTTGGTCGTCTATAGCTGCTGTCCTGCCcagctcccccctcctctccccctgcggGCTGCAGCTGGCTGTTTTGCACTCCTCCCTGGGTTCAGGTTGCAGAGCCAAAAACAGGGCTCGCCGTTTGTGTTTCTGGTGAAGAGGGACGAGTGTGTTAAAGGCAGGCAGCTGGGACACTAGCAGAGCAGCGCATGACAAGGACAGACCCCTTCAGCCTCACTCAGAATGCAGATTgaatatccccctctctcctcctccatctgcaGCTGACCCCCTCCTCTGCAGCCCCCTGCActacctccctcactccctcccacaTTTACCCTTGGAACGACTACTGGCATAATGTTTCCACTCTTTGTTCTCATCTCTGCATACCTCTCATTTCCTCTCGTAAACGCAACAATTTTTTAGGCCATTGTTGTCTATTCGTCTGTTTCCCAAACCCCTTTTCCcatctttgtttgtttgtttcttctACGTCTTTCCCTCCCCTCACCACTGCCACTTTCTTTTGCATCTCGTTTATACCTTGTGATGTTCTCTGATCAATAAACAAATGTATGGACGTATGTAGAATTTATGTAATGTGTAATTTCCTGTCTGGGACTGATGCCATTTCAATTTGACTAGGCAACTTTTTATATTGGAACATGTCCAAACATGTTGGAGATTAATTTCCCTATTAGAGCATGCCAAGATGTCTGGGTAGATGAATTGTACCTTATAGAAAATGTAGGCCAAATATATGCCGGTGTGATAGTTTGAAGTGTCTGCGATTTTCTGGTCTGGTTTGATTCATTAGTGACCCATTAAATAATGCCAACAACAATGAATGGAATGACTAGTTCTATGTCTTCAGAATCAGATCACTCATCATGCCTTTTAAATGGTGACTGACTTGTTGAGAGGTGCTGAACGTACATGTCTTTATTGTGGCTCTGGGAGCCTGTTTTTCTGGGTCAGCCGTGAGGTGGGGTGTCGTCAGGCTTGGTTATCGGGCCCTGCTGAAATGGGATATATTTACAGGGGGAGTGGGGCATGGAGTCTAAGGCTCGGAGCATCCTGGTTGGGAATGGGGTTCTATCTGGGACACTGACTGGTCTGGAACGTTGTCATTCCAGCTTTAACGCATCGATTGGACAGACAGTATTAATAAAACACATTAATAATGTGGTGTCATGGCACAGCACCATGGCAGGCTTTAAAAAGCCTGGCAGAGCCCTGACATGATTCCCCCTACTGAAATGAAACTCGTGTTTCATTCGCTTGTATGGAAGTTGATTCTCAGAAAGTTCCTCGAAATACCCTTGGAGGCTTGGTTGGACTGAGTTCTTAAAGAGTGGGAGTTTCTTGAGGCTTGTTTATTGATGCCTGTTGAAGCCAGAGAGAACACTACCATGGAGCGTGGGTCCAcaaatgaggtgtgtgtgtgtgtgtgtgtatgcgcagaCACATGTCTGTATGGTTGTGAGTAACAAACACCTGTGTCAGTGCCAGAGACATTGATATTAGACAGGCGAGGCCCCAGTCATAGAGTTGAGTTCCCATGTTCCTTGAAAGTGGGTCGCGTCCGAGTCTGCATGTCGGAGCGTTCACTCCTGTTTGCTACGCTCTCTATCACTGAATCTCTTCATCTTCTCTCTCTTCAAAGGCCTCCACACATCCATACAATGCATGCTTTATATAGGCTTACCATGAGATTGACAGTCAATAGCAGTTGCGTGGTGATAAAACGGACTACGGTCATTGTGAATGAGGACTCATACTTGAAGGACATAGAAATGGAATGCCACATTTAATCATTGAGGCAATGAATTCCATGGGCTGTCAGCTGAGTGATAAACCCCCTATGCCTGTCCTGTTTCCCCTCTTGACATCCACCAACACATTGTATTCATTTTATATTGGAAGGTCTTTGTCCCTAATGCTGGAGGAAGAGCTGCGCCACCTGCTGGGTAAGGCGTGAAGTGTTTTTATGAAACAGAGAAGCCAGTGAGATATGCTaacctgatggtcaaatgccaAGGAGCTATTCCATAAGGCGGTGGAAATAAATAACGACTACTGATATAGATATAGCTTTGGTATGACGGGGGTCATAACTCTCTACAGTGGTGGGTTACTGAAAACACCAGGCTCTGCCAGCAGAGGTTGCTGAGCCACTTGGCCCCTTGGTAAGCTGGCCTGGCCTCTCACATTTCACACACTGGGGAACCGACTCAAGATctgctctcagcctctctctctccggcCTGGTGCCAACACCTTTTCCTAGAAGCCGTTGtatgagagtgagagaggtaaTAAATGTCTTTAGCCTTTACAAAACCAGGCTCTTTCTCTATTAGTCCATATTTCTCTTGGCCgatgtctctctccttctccccagcCAGTCTTTCGCTCTCTATTCCTCCTTCGTTGCTGTGGTTCTTCCCTCATTGAGGCCACATTCAGTTGCAGCCTGGTATGTTCCCATACACCTGAGCTCCTCTGCTCTTCTCTACTCAGGTTATCAACTCCTCTCATCGTAAAATGGAGGACTTTGAGCAGTTTTGGTATTATTCAGGGTACCACTCTTAATTCACTAATCTCATTGCATCCTCCTATGACTATTGATCTGTTTGTCTTTTGGTTGATCCTCCCTGGTAGTGCGAATGTGTAGGATGCTGGGCTCTTTTCTTTACCAGCAAGTCTGTCTCTGCCTGAAAAGTGTGCAGATCGGCCTTGTTTGTGTTTTGCAGGGGAATATTGTGAGGAATGTCTAGTGGTACAATATCTCTGCTGCTGTTACAAGAAGGCTCCTGTCGAGGATTGATTCAAAGTTTATAACCCACAGCTCAGTCCTGACGTGCCTGCAATGCACATACTGATCTCACTGTAGGCTGACACCACAGGGACCTTCAAAACAGAGGCTATCCTGCAATTATTTTATTTTCCATTTTGTTATAAACATTGATTTTCACCTGGCAAGGAGGAAGATGCATAGACCTAGTTGGCACTTGCTGTGTGCATTCAGTCAGTGACATATTGTCTCTGCCACCTGtctcaccctcctcttccgctGGTCCAGGTGATGAAGGTGAACGCTGAGAAGGAGCGGGCGTCGCTGTGGTGCATGAAGGCTCTGGCCAGCAGGGGGTGTGTGGACGCCGTGTCCCAGCAGATGGCCTCTCACCCCCAGTACCTGGAAAGCTTCCTCCGCACCCAGCACTATATCCTCCACATGGACGGCCCCCTGCCCCTGCAGTACCGCCACTATATCGCCATCATGGTGaggccactggacacacacacaccgcatgaTGCACAGAAATGCATCTTGTATTTGCACCAATCATGCACACCCACGCATAGTTGCACACACTTGCACAGACATGTAACCACCTCAATCCACCCACACTCAAGGACGCCAAAGCACTTTCATATACATAAACAGTCACTCGTTCTCGGCTCAACCCACCCACGCACAATGACACAAACACGGTCAACATGCTGGAGACAAGCCTGTTATTGTTGTAGATGTACTTGTATTTAAGTgcttctctcgctctttctcccccctcccagGCTGCAGCGCGGCATCACTGTGGCTACCTGGTGTCTCTGCACTCTGCCCAGTTCCTCAGGGTGGGGGGCGACCCACTGTGGCTACAGGGGCTGGAAGCAGTCCCCCCTCGCCTACAACACCTTGACCAACTCAACAAGGTTCTTGCCCACCAACCCTGGCTCACCGCCCGCTCACACATACAGGTACCACAGGAACCAGCTCTTAGAAAGAATATGTAACATTCCTACAGATCAGATATTTGGATGCTGATTCTTAGCTTTGTGGTTTAGTGTCATATCCTTGATcagtacatttacattctagtcatttagcagacactcttatccagagcaacttacagcagtaagccttgctcaagggcacatcaacagatttttccccTAGTctgcttggggattcgaaccagcaacctttcggttactggcccaatgctcttaaccgctaggctacctgccagccCTGTCTAATCTCCACCATGAGGCCCACTCTGCTGTGTCCTTCCCCCACCAGGCGTTGCTGAAGACAGGAGAGCAGTGCTGGTCTCTGGCTGAGCTGGTTCAGGCTGTAGTGCTCCTGGCCCACTGCCACTCCCTCTGTAGTTTTGTTTTTGGCTCGGGCACCGACCCCGACCCCGTCCCCCTCCCCAGAGCCCCCAACGGCACCCCCCCGGGATACTGCCTCTGTGACGCTGCCAACGGAAACGTCAGCGTGCCTCCGCCTCTCACCACGCCCTCAGAACACACACCACGACGACGGGTAAGTGTTGTGTACTGTATCAGACTGAATATGACATCAGAGCTATTCCACAACAGATCGTTGCCTGAAACCACAGTTTCATGTTGCTTCACTCTTTGACTTCACAAGTTTACATGTTTTATTGTTCTCTTCATGTCTTGGCAGTCTCTGGACTCCAGTTGTGAGATTGTGTGTTTGAAAGAGAGGATCAAGAAATcccaggaggagaaagagaggaggggggagcgcCTTCTACACACCCAGACACTCCAGCACACAGGTACATTGTTCCCACTCACTTTCACACCTGAGGTTGTGAGAGCTAAACTCATGTGAACGTTGAGTGACGGATCCCTGTTCAACTATGTTTATTGaccccctctcactgtcacctcccAGATGTGGAAGATAAGGAGGAGATGATCTACTCAGCAGACCCCTCTCGTTTCATAACAGACCCTGATTTCGGCTACCAGGAGTTTGCCCGTAGAGAGGAAGAACACTTCCAAGTATTCCGGGTGCAGGTAAGTACACCGCTGATATTATATACAGCTTATATTCTATGTTGGAATATGTGACACCCTGCTGGGAGGCGACAGGTGTCCATGTCAGTAAAGCAGTAAATCAACCTTGGTGGAATGTGAGTACGGTATACTGCCTCATATGTCTATGGGTCTATAGTTAACTGAGGTGTTACAGGAACCATGTGAGTATTTCAGGTTtatttgactgtgtgtgtttttgtctggaCAGGACTACTCCTGGGAGGACCACGGCTTCTCCCTGGTCAACCGGCTGTACTCGGACATCGGGCACCTGCTGGACGACCGTTTCCGCAGCGTCACGGCCCTCCCCTCGTCCCACGGGCCTGACCTGAAGAGAGCCATCTGGAACTACATCCACTGCATGTTGGGGATTAGGTGAGGGCACGCTACTAGTctacacacacgtatacatacaCCGGCACAAGCGCACatcagacatacacacactgcattCATAGTTAGAGTTCTTGTAAAGTGAGACGCTATCATGATCGTATGCATTGCAGCCGGGTTGGTCCTAGGATTCAATGCTTGTGATTCGCTGCAAAGGACCCGCTTGGTCAGCATTCACGTTTGCATGACATgtgacacctgtgtgtgtgtgtgtgtgtgtgtgtgtgtctgtctgcaggtATGACGATTATGACTATGGGGAGGTAAACCAGTTGCTGGAGAAGGAGCTGAAGCTTTATATCAAGTCTGTGGCCTGCTACCCTGACGCCACCAAGACCCCACTGTGTCCCCTGCCCTGGGCACCACTCAAACCTTCTGAGAGGgtacacacctcacctcacccCACCCCATACCAATACACCCTGCGTCCATATACAGCTGAACTATATATTGGAACTAAATCTACTGCATCAAATGCAAAGTGGTAGTTTTGTGTTCTCTGTTTCAACCACATTCCATCTCTTGTGCTCTCTAATGATGTGATCCTCTCTTTTTTTATTCTCTTCTCTTAGATCCATGTGAACTTGCTGATAATGGAGGCTCGGTTACAGGCTGAGCTTCTTTATGCCCTGAGAGCCATCACCCAGTACATGATAGCTTAGGTCAGTTGGTGGGAGGGAGAGGCACAAAGTACAATCGCCAACGGTACAGAAAGACCCAGCTAGGAGGCCTCAGGGTTGGGAACCTCTTACAGCAGGCAGGGATATGGGGGAAGAGACTGGTAATTATGAGGGAGAAAGAGCAGCATGCAATGCAGCCATGTCCTACAAATGTGCGACTGTCTGTCCTATTTGCAGTTAAAAAcgagagaaaatattataatgCAATCATTTAAGCTCTATTTGCGTGGTATGCACACTGCAGTGGAAAGCTCTTTGCCAAAGTCAAAGCaaaccctctcttcccctctctctgccttctcaTTTTCCACTCTGCAAGGTTGGTCTGTCCACTTCATTTAATGTATTTTCCTCTTATCAAACATATCTGCTATTGATGGTTAATGTgcaattatattattataatagatATTCATTATTTTCATTTTTAGTAATGTATTGTTTAGGCTATGTCTCAATTCTGATGACTGTGATGAAAGCAGACGGTTGGTTCTGCAGTGTAGCAAGGAGATGTGTACCCATGGCCAACACAATACCCCCTTTCTTGGTTTGTGATTATTTCTGTATTTTCAACATTGCATTTGTCAAAACCAATTGTTCAACCTTTTTTATTGGATTGAGTTTGTCTTGTGACAGTCAGTGTTGGTGTAGGTAGGTGGTAAAGGTGATGGACAGTTGTTCATCGTAGCTCCCTTAACGTTTAGCATTAGTACTGAAAGTTCAAGAACAAAACCCAAACACTGCAAGACGATATCACACAACTATAGTTCCTTTTTAAAAGCACTTtttagatatagatatatattgtAGGTAGTGCAGAGATGGAGATCCATGTTGGTCTGAGTCTTTTCTTTCCACTGTATGGTGTCTAATAGAAATTATAAACTGGgcggttcgagccctgaatgctgattggctgacaaaacatgtatttttactgctctaatcac
This genomic window contains:
- the LOC121585911 gene encoding sestrin-3, which translates into the protein MIICTKKMDYPLGTQCQRVQKQVMKVNAEKERASLWCMKALASRGCVDAVSQQMASHPQYLESFLRTQHYILHMDGPLPLQYRHYIAIMAAARHHCGYLVSLHSAQFLRVGGDPLWLQGLEAVPPRLQHLDQLNKVLAHQPWLTARSHIQALLKTGEQCWSLAELVQAVVLLAHCHSLCSFVFGSGTDPDPVPLPRAPNGTPPGYCLCDAANGNVSVPPPLTTPSEHTPRRRSLDSSCEIVCLKERIKKSQEEKERRGERLLHTQTLQHTDVEDKEEMIYSADPSRFITDPDFGYQEFARREEEHFQVFRVQDYSWEDHGFSLVNRLYSDIGHLLDDRFRSVTALPSSHGPDLKRAIWNYIHCMLGIRYDDYDYGEVNQLLEKELKLYIKSVACYPDATKTPLCPLPWAPLKPSERIHVNLLIMEARLQAELLYALRAITQYMIA